A genomic stretch from Marinimicrobium sp. C6131 includes:
- the argE gene encoding acetylornithine deacetylase, whose amino-acid sequence MTFDLKRYRDQLAQLVAHPSVSCADPHWDMGNKPVLDLLSEWLDARGFACELLPVPGKSGKYNLIASKGTGPGGLVFSGHSDTVPYDDNRWQSDPFTLTERNGKLYGLGATDMKGFFPAVLAAIDALADQPLQQPLIVLATADEESSMSGARALVELGRPKARYAVIGEPTELRPVRMHKGIMMESIRVHGASGHSSNPALGKNALETMHGVISELLAYRGELQARYRNPGFQVDVPTMNLGCIHGGDNPNRICAECELHFDLRALPGMDNDELRAAIDRRLRPIAERSGTDIVLSELFAGVEPFEQGEQSALVQACERLTGHASEAVAFATEAPFLQSLGMETLVLGPGSINQAHQPDEFIDIQQLAPAVDILRGLIDRFCIQPDTAASAPPVSDKRN is encoded by the coding sequence ATGACTTTCGATCTCAAGCGTTATCGTGACCAACTCGCCCAACTGGTGGCTCATCCGTCGGTGAGCTGCGCCGACCCCCACTGGGATATGGGCAACAAGCCGGTGCTCGACCTGTTGTCAGAGTGGTTGGACGCGCGCGGATTTGCGTGCGAGCTGCTGCCGGTGCCCGGCAAGAGTGGTAAATACAACCTGATTGCCAGCAAAGGCACCGGCCCGGGCGGGCTGGTTTTCTCCGGTCACAGCGATACCGTGCCCTACGACGACAACCGTTGGCAGAGCGACCCCTTCACACTGACAGAGAGGAACGGGAAGCTCTACGGTCTGGGCGCTACCGATATGAAGGGCTTTTTCCCGGCGGTACTGGCGGCAATTGATGCACTTGCGGATCAGCCACTGCAGCAGCCCTTGATTGTGCTCGCCACCGCCGATGAGGAAAGCAGCATGAGCGGCGCCCGGGCACTGGTGGAGCTGGGCCGCCCCAAGGCGCGCTACGCGGTGATTGGAGAGCCCACCGAACTGCGACCGGTGCGCATGCACAAGGGCATCATGATGGAATCCATCCGGGTGCACGGCGCCAGCGGCCACTCATCCAACCCCGCATTGGGTAAAAACGCACTGGAAACCATGCACGGAGTGATCTCCGAGCTGCTGGCGTACCGGGGCGAACTGCAGGCCCGCTACCGCAACCCGGGGTTTCAGGTGGATGTGCCGACCATGAATCTCGGTTGCATCCATGGCGGCGACAACCCCAATCGGATCTGTGCCGAGTGCGAGTTGCACTTCGATCTGAGGGCCCTGCCCGGCATGGATAACGATGAATTACGCGCGGCCATCGACCGGCGCCTGCGGCCCATTGCGGAGCGTTCCGGCACCGATATCGTGCTCTCGGAGCTATTTGCCGGCGTGGAGCCCTTTGAGCAGGGCGAGCAGTCGGCACTGGTACAGGCCTGTGAGCGGCTCACCGGCCATGCCAGTGAAGCCGTGGCCTTCGCGACCGAGGCTCCATTTCTGCAGTCTTTGGGCATGGAGACCCTGGTACTCGGACCCGGCTCGATCAACCAGGCACACCAGCCCGACGAGTTTATCGATATTCAACAGCTGGCACCGGCAGTGGACATTCTCCGCGGCCTGATCGATCGCTTCTGCATCCAGCCCGACACGGCGGCGTCCGCCCCCCCTGTGTCTGACAAAAGGAACTAA
- the argA gene encoding amino-acid N-acetyltransferase, whose translation MTGSTQDYVKWFRHSSPYINAHRGKTFVLMLPGEALVHPNYGNIIYDIALLSSLGVRLVVVHGARPQIDARLAESGTESRFHRNLRVTDATSLDQVTQAIGQARIQMEAALSTGVPNSPMHGARMQVISGNFVVAMPHGVLDGVDLQHTGKVRRINTRSLNTVLDSGAIALLSPLGYSTTGEAFNLSFTDVATQVASALKADKLLAFIEAEGVSDTNGELVRQLAVQECREFLEQQGEHISGDIRQALSACYLACLQGVPRAQLFSYATDGAMLSELFTRDGMGTMVHSDSYEQLRRATIDDVGGILELIAPLENEGILVRRSRELLETEIDRFHVLEKDGTIIACAAMYPFEESAELACVVTHPEYRKGGRASTLLTQMEKMARRQGIKQLFLLTTQTAHWFIEQGFVQAQIDDLPVARRRLYNYQRNSKIFIKNL comes from the coding sequence TTGACCGGTTCAACCCAAGACTACGTCAAATGGTTCAGGCACTCCTCGCCCTACATCAACGCACACCGGGGTAAGACCTTTGTGTTGATGCTGCCGGGTGAGGCCCTGGTGCATCCAAACTACGGCAATATCATTTACGACATTGCGTTGCTCAGCAGCCTGGGTGTGCGCCTGGTCGTGGTGCATGGAGCGCGTCCCCAGATCGATGCCAGGCTGGCTGAATCCGGCACCGAGAGCCGATTTCACCGCAATCTCCGGGTCACCGACGCCACCAGCCTCGATCAGGTTACCCAGGCCATTGGCCAGGCGCGGATTCAAATGGAAGCGGCCCTGTCCACCGGGGTGCCCAATTCCCCCATGCACGGTGCCCGCATGCAAGTGATCAGTGGCAACTTTGTGGTGGCCATGCCCCACGGCGTTCTCGACGGGGTCGATCTGCAACACACCGGCAAGGTCCGCCGGATCAACACCCGCTCACTCAACACGGTACTGGACTCGGGGGCCATCGCCCTGCTCTCGCCGTTGGGCTATTCCACGACCGGCGAGGCTTTCAACCTCTCCTTCACCGATGTTGCCACGCAGGTGGCCTCGGCGCTGAAGGCGGACAAGCTACTGGCGTTCATTGAGGCCGAAGGCGTCAGTGACACCAACGGCGAGTTGGTCCGTCAACTGGCCGTTCAGGAGTGTCGCGAGTTTCTGGAACAGCAAGGTGAACACATCAGCGGGGATATCCGTCAGGCACTTTCGGCCTGTTATCTGGCCTGCCTGCAGGGTGTCCCCCGGGCCCAACTGTTCAGTTACGCCACCGACGGGGCCATGCTCAGCGAGCTGTTCACCCGGGACGGCATGGGGACCATGGTGCACTCCGACAGTTACGAGCAACTGCGCCGGGCGACCATTGATGATGTCGGCGGGATCCTGGAGCTGATCGCACCGCTGGAGAATGAGGGCATTCTGGTGCGCCGCTCCCGGGAGCTGCTGGAGACGGAGATCGACCGGTTCCATGTGCTGGAAAAGGACGGCACCATCATCGCCTGTGCGGCCATGTATCCCTTTGAGGAGAGTGCGGAGCTGGCCTGTGTGGTCACCCATCCGGAGTACCGCAAAGGCGGCCGGGCGTCGACGTTGCTAACCCAGATGGAGAAAATGGCGCGGCGACAGGGGATCAAGCAGTTGTTTCTTCTCACGACCCAGACGGCTCATTGGTTTATTGAACAGGGCTTTGTCCAGGCACAGATTGATGACCTTCCCGTTGCCCGGCGGCGGTTGTACAACTATCAGCGGAATTCGAAGATTTTTATCAAGAATCTGTAG
- the ilvD gene encoding dihydroxy-acid dehydratase has product MPVYRSKTTTAGRNMAGARALWRATGMKDEDFHKPIIAVANSFTQFVPGHVHLKDMGQLVAREIEKAGGVAKEFNTIAVDDGIAMGHDGMLYSLPSRDIIADSVEYMVNAHCADALVCISNCDKITPGMLMAAMRLNIPVIFVSGGPMEAGKTKLADHNLDLIDAMVIAADDSVDDETVAEYERSACPTCGSCSGMFTANSMNCLTEALGLSLPGNGTLLATHADREALFLEAARRIVDITKRYYEEDDERMLPRSIANFKAFENAMALDIAMGGSTNTILHLLAAAQEGDVDFTMFDIDRLSREIPQLCKVAPNTQRYHIEDVHRAGGVMSILAELNRAGLLHADLPTVHSNTFQEALDHWDITTTTSDEVRTFYKAGPAGIPTQQAFSQATRWPSLDDDRANGCIRSLEHAYTREGGLAVLKGNIALDGCVVKTSGVDESCWVFEGPARVVESQDEAVDAILSGKVKAGEVVIVRYEGPRGGPGMQEMLYPTSYLKSKGLGKDCALLTDGRFSGGTSGLSIGHVSPEAAAGGAIGLVEDGDIILIDIPNRRIEARLSDEELQARRDAMNARGEQAWKPREARPRKVSTALKAYAMLATSADKGAVRDLSKLD; this is encoded by the coding sequence ATGCCCGTTTATCGCTCCAAAACCACCACTGCTGGCCGGAACATGGCTGGTGCTCGCGCGCTGTGGCGTGCCACCGGGATGAAAGACGAAGACTTTCACAAACCCATCATCGCCGTCGCCAACTCCTTCACCCAGTTTGTGCCCGGCCACGTCCACCTCAAGGACATGGGGCAACTGGTCGCACGGGAAATCGAAAAAGCCGGTGGTGTGGCCAAAGAGTTCAACACCATTGCGGTAGACGATGGCATTGCCATGGGTCACGACGGCATGCTTTACAGCCTGCCGTCCCGGGACATCATCGCCGACTCCGTCGAATACATGGTCAATGCCCACTGCGCGGACGCGCTGGTGTGCATCTCCAACTGCGACAAAATCACCCCCGGAATGCTGATGGCCGCCATGCGCCTGAACATCCCGGTGATTTTTGTGTCTGGCGGTCCCATGGAAGCGGGCAAAACCAAACTCGCGGATCACAACCTGGACCTGATTGACGCCATGGTCATTGCCGCCGACGATTCGGTGGACGACGAAACCGTGGCCGAGTACGAGCGCTCCGCCTGCCCGACCTGCGGCTCCTGCTCCGGGATGTTCACCGCCAACTCCATGAACTGTCTGACCGAGGCGCTGGGCCTGTCACTGCCCGGCAACGGCACTCTGTTGGCCACTCACGCCGACCGGGAAGCGCTGTTCCTCGAGGCGGCACGACGTATTGTCGATATCACCAAACGCTACTACGAGGAAGACGATGAGCGGATGCTGCCTCGCTCTATCGCGAACTTCAAGGCCTTTGAGAACGCCATGGCCCTGGATATTGCCATGGGCGGCTCCACCAACACCATTCTGCACCTGTTGGCGGCCGCTCAGGAGGGCGACGTTGACTTCACCATGTTCGATATCGACCGCCTGTCCCGGGAGATTCCTCAGCTGTGTAAAGTGGCGCCCAACACCCAGCGCTATCATATCGAGGACGTGCACCGCGCCGGTGGGGTAATGAGCATTCTGGCCGAACTCAATCGGGCCGGCCTGCTCCACGCCGACCTGCCCACCGTTCACAGCAACACCTTCCAGGAAGCCCTGGATCACTGGGACATCACGACGACCACCTCCGACGAGGTGCGCACCTTTTACAAGGCCGGTCCGGCGGGCATCCCGACCCAGCAGGCGTTCAGTCAGGCCACTCGCTGGCCCAGCCTCGATGACGATCGCGCCAACGGCTGTATCCGCTCACTGGAGCACGCCTACACCCGTGAAGGCGGCCTCGCGGTCTTGAAGGGCAATATTGCCCTGGACGGCTGTGTGGTGAAAACCTCGGGCGTAGACGAGAGCTGCTGGGTGTTTGAAGGGCCCGCGCGCGTTGTGGAAAGCCAGGACGAGGCGGTCGACGCGATTCTCAGCGGGAAAGTCAAAGCCGGTGAAGTGGTGATTGTCCGTTACGAGGGGCCTCGCGGTGGTCCCGGTATGCAGGAAATGCTGTACCCCACCAGCTACCTGAAATCCAAAGGGTTGGGCAAGGACTGTGCGCTGCTGACGGACGGACGTTTCTCCGGCGGAACTTCGGGTCTGTCGATCGGACACGTATCGCCTGAGGCGGCGGCGGGTGGTGCGATCGGTCTGGTAGAAGATGGCGACATCATTCTCATCGATATCCCCAATCGCCGGATTGAAGCACGTCTGAGCGATGAAGAACTGCAGGCACGGCGCGATGCCATGAATGCGCGGGGCGAGCAGGCGTGGAAACCCCGAGAAGCCCGTCCGCGCAAAGTCAGCACCGCCCTGAAAGCGTACGCCATGCTGGCGACCAGCGCCGACAAAGGGGCCGTAAGGGACCTGAGTAAACTCGACTGA
- a CDS encoding tetratricopeptide repeat protein yields MNKLQAFFAGTLNRSLLAAALVTAPAVSTVVVNEVAPEASGWLQGSVMAQELIQPASEPPETRRIPGISQRLNEELSEVQSFIDPEEDSGREPDLNEALRLLQEMESNIDEYNAYEQAQIYNFVANVHFQMDNMERTIDAFEKVVARSPQIPSGLETSTWQVLGKLHMQEENFEAALDAFENWTNMVTSIDADQYYVFSLLFYQMGDADRALVHVNEAVEMAEQDGEIPEENWYAMQRLLYFEKEDYRSTLNVLKKMVRDYPKVSTWRQLSDMYSLLEEFDNRLHSLEVVYLLGGLDKENILVSMASMYLDRDIPYKAAKVLEKGIYEDEIIEPTSRNLELLANSWSMAQEVEKSMVEMEKAAEKSDEGDLFARLSAIYMLNDRYEDSIEAAREALDKGVDRADQVYLRMGTAYVNLEQYDEAIESLKEAAKDKRSEEAAKQWINFAEKEKEREEKARKEEERYQERKRKWEEEDGLVLPGA; encoded by the coding sequence GTGAATAAACTACAAGCATTTTTTGCCGGTACGCTGAATCGCAGCCTGTTGGCGGCAGCGCTGGTCACCGCTCCTGCCGTCTCCACCGTGGTTGTGAATGAAGTGGCACCGGAGGCCAGTGGTTGGCTCCAGGGCAGTGTTATGGCCCAGGAGTTGATCCAGCCTGCCAGCGAACCGCCGGAAACCCGACGGATTCCCGGCATCAGCCAGCGGTTGAATGAAGAGCTCTCTGAAGTTCAGAGCTTTATCGATCCGGAAGAAGATTCCGGTCGTGAGCCGGACTTGAACGAAGCGTTGCGTCTGTTGCAGGAAATGGAAAGCAACATTGATGAATACAACGCCTATGAGCAGGCTCAGATTTACAACTTCGTTGCCAACGTTCATTTCCAGATGGACAACATGGAGCGCACCATTGATGCCTTCGAAAAGGTAGTGGCCCGTTCTCCGCAGATTCCCTCTGGCCTGGAAACGTCCACCTGGCAGGTGCTGGGCAAGTTGCACATGCAGGAAGAGAACTTTGAAGCAGCGCTGGACGCATTCGAGAACTGGACCAATATGGTTACCAGTATCGATGCGGATCAGTACTACGTGTTCTCTCTGTTGTTCTATCAGATGGGTGACGCCGACCGTGCCCTGGTCCATGTCAACGAAGCCGTTGAGATGGCCGAGCAGGATGGCGAAATTCCCGAAGAAAACTGGTACGCCATGCAGCGTCTGTTGTACTTCGAGAAAGAAGACTACAGAAGTACGTTGAACGTGTTGAAGAAGATGGTTCGGGATTATCCGAAGGTGTCGACTTGGCGCCAGCTGTCGGACATGTACAGCCTGCTGGAGGAGTTCGACAACCGTCTGCACTCTCTGGAAGTGGTGTACCTGCTTGGCGGCCTGGACAAGGAAAACATCCTGGTTTCCATGGCCTCCATGTATCTCGACCGCGATATTCCCTACAAGGCCGCCAAGGTCCTGGAAAAGGGAATCTACGAAGACGAGATCATTGAGCCGACTTCCCGGAACCTGGAACTTCTGGCCAACTCCTGGAGCATGGCTCAGGAAGTGGAAAAGTCCATGGTTGAAATGGAAAAAGCGGCCGAGAAGTCTGACGAAGGAGATCTGTTTGCTCGTCTGTCTGCCATTTATATGCTGAACGACCGCTACGAAGACTCTATCGAGGCGGCCCGTGAAGCGTTGGACAAAGGGGTTGATCGTGCTGACCAGGTGTACCTGAGAATGGGTACCGCCTATGTGAACCTGGAGCAGTATGATGAAGCGATTGAATCCCTGAAAGAAGCGGCTAAAGACAAGCGCAGCGAAGAAGCGGCCAAGCAGTGGATCAATTTCGCGGAGAAAGAAAAAGAGCGCGAAGAGAAAGCTCGTAAAGAAGAAGAGCGTTATCAGGAGCGCAAGCGTAAGTGGGAAGAGGAAGACGGTCTGGTATTGCCGGGCGCCTGA
- a CDS encoding energy transducer TonB → MNFARVGIAGGLSVVVTVALLFLMQSLINSDLGQDEEPEDRKIADIHMPDTEIETQYEAAKPEKPEDPNEPPPDIPEPEFDSPDVDASALNMAAPSMGLDMNMGTGGNFSGDGEYMPIVAVAPEYPRRAAQRGIEGFVTVSFTVTTNGSTRDVVVVDAVDTEGRETSIFNRAAIRAAERFKFRPRTVDGEPVEVAGVSYRFVFELADE, encoded by the coding sequence ATGAATTTTGCAAGAGTAGGTATCGCGGGGGGGTTATCGGTCGTCGTAACGGTGGCCCTGCTGTTTTTGATGCAGTCCTTGATCAACTCCGACCTTGGTCAGGACGAAGAGCCGGAAGACCGTAAAATCGCCGATATCCATATGCCGGATACGGAGATTGAGACGCAGTACGAGGCGGCCAAGCCGGAAAAACCGGAGGATCCCAATGAGCCTCCGCCGGATATTCCGGAGCCCGAGTTCGACTCTCCGGACGTTGATGCAAGTGCCTTGAACATGGCGGCTCCGAGTATGGGGCTGGATATGAACATGGGCACCGGTGGCAACTTCTCTGGTGACGGTGAATACATGCCGATCGTGGCCGTGGCACCCGAGTATCCGCGTCGTGCGGCTCAGCGTGGAATCGAAGGCTTTGTGACGGTGAGCTTTACCGTGACCACTAACGGTTCGACCCGTGACGTGGTGGTGGTGGATGCTGTGGATACGGAAGGTCGCGAGACCAGCATCTTCAACCGTGCGGCGATTCGCGCTGCAGAGCGTTTCAAATTCCGTCCGCGGACGGTAGACGGCGAGCCGGTGGAAGTGGCCGGTGTTAGCTATCGTTTCGTCTTTGAACTGGCGGACGAGTAG
- a CDS encoding ExbD/TolR family protein yields MSRNNQKAEEEAQAIDLTPMLDVVFIMLIFFIVTATFIKETGIEVNRPEATTADPKEEAAILIAVNENNEIWIDKQQVDKRGVRAQIERLQAENPQGTVVIQADQGADMEFVIAITESARELGITNVAVSTEEN; encoded by the coding sequence ATGAGCAGGAACAATCAGAAAGCCGAAGAAGAAGCTCAGGCCATTGACTTGACGCCCATGCTCGATGTGGTGTTCATCATGCTGATCTTCTTCATCGTGACTGCTACATTCATTAAAGAGACGGGGATTGAAGTCAATCGTCCTGAAGCGACCACAGCGGATCCTAAGGAAGAAGCTGCGATTCTGATTGCCGTTAACGAAAATAACGAAATCTGGATCGACAAACAGCAGGTGGACAAGCGTGGTGTCCGGGCTCAAATCGAGCGCTTGCAGGCTGAAAACCCGCAAGGGACAGTGGTTATCCAGGCGGATCAGGGCGCGGATATGGAGTTTGTTATTGCCATTACAGAATCCGCACGCGAGCTGGGTATTACCAACGTCGCTGTCTCCACTGAAGAGAACTAG
- a CDS encoding MotA/TolQ/ExbB proton channel family protein has translation MTAIMEAFAAIKAFLDQGGGVLVLIAILTFLMWTLIFERVWYFKGGLKSDVQAALDQWESRSERKSWNAHQIREAMISRISEKINTNMDMIATMVSLCPLLGLLGTVTGMIEVFNVLAMTGGGDAKQMAGGVSRATIPTMAGMVAALSGLFANTYLERIADRENHLFADHLTMDH, from the coding sequence ATGACGGCAATAATGGAAGCGTTTGCAGCCATTAAAGCCTTTTTGGATCAAGGGGGCGGTGTGCTTGTGCTCATCGCCATCCTAACCTTCCTGATGTGGACCCTCATTTTTGAGAGGGTCTGGTACTTCAAAGGTGGTCTGAAAAGCGATGTCCAGGCGGCACTGGATCAGTGGGAAAGCCGTAGTGAGCGGAAATCGTGGAATGCCCACCAAATTCGTGAGGCGATGATTTCCCGAATCTCCGAGAAGATCAACACCAACATGGACATGATTGCCACCATGGTAAGTCTGTGTCCTCTGTTGGGTCTGCTCGGAACCGTGACCGGTATGATCGAGGTGTTTAACGTCCTGGCGATGACGGGCGGCGGCGACGCCAAACAGATGGCCGGCGGCGTATCGCGGGCAACAATTCCGACCATGGCGGGTATGGTGGCGGCCCTTTCCGGCCTGTTTGCCAACACCTATCTTGAGCGGATTGCCGATCGCGAAAATCACCTGTTTGCCGATCACCTGACGATGGATCACTAA
- a CDS encoding MotA/TolQ/ExbB proton channel family protein, with translation MKMTFLKGSLVALTAGLLSANVALAQDDDKAGSLDELLEMVRESRVNESQEHREREARFRQERGQQQQLLNEARETRAQEENRSETLEARYDEQELEVDAKRNQLNERLGSLRELFGHLTSTAGDLRSTINTSIISAQYPNRGEFLDGLIDKMNSNTRLPSIEEIERLWYEVQRQMVESGRIVKFNGEVIKPNGDKVDQEVVRIGAYNLVSEGKYLAFIPDGAKMEQLARQPAGNIQDAAANLQAADSGLVRVGIDPTGPTGGSLLTALIDSPTWGERWHQGGGVGYVITAVGVFGFLLGIWRIIVLSAVSAKVTSQLKSSTPSANNPLGRVLQVAEDNKGVDPETLELKLEEAVLKERPKIESGLALLKIIAAVAPLMGLLGTVVGMILTFQAITIFGAGDPKNMAGGISSALITTVLGLVVAIPTVLLHTIVNGRAKRIIHILDEQTTGIVAENSERNK, from the coding sequence ATGAAGATGACGTTTTTGAAGGGCTCTCTGGTTGCCCTGACAGCGGGCCTGCTGAGTGCCAATGTCGCTCTGGCCCAAGATGATGATAAAGCGGGTTCGCTCGACGAGCTGCTGGAGATGGTGCGTGAATCGCGCGTCAATGAGTCCCAGGAACACCGCGAACGCGAAGCGCGTTTCCGTCAGGAGCGCGGTCAGCAGCAACAACTGCTGAATGAAGCTCGTGAAACCCGTGCCCAGGAAGAAAACCGTTCCGAAACACTGGAAGCCCGCTACGACGAGCAAGAGCTCGAAGTGGATGCCAAACGCAACCAGTTGAACGAGCGTCTGGGTTCTCTGCGCGAACTGTTCGGTCACCTGACCTCAACCGCGGGCGACCTGCGTTCCACGATCAATACCTCAATCATCAGCGCTCAGTACCCGAACCGGGGCGAGTTTCTTGACGGCCTGATCGACAAAATGAACAGCAACACTCGTCTGCCCAGCATCGAGGAAATCGAGCGTCTGTGGTACGAGGTGCAGCGTCAGATGGTCGAGAGTGGTCGCATCGTCAAGTTCAATGGCGAAGTGATCAAGCCCAATGGCGACAAGGTCGATCAGGAAGTGGTCCGTATCGGTGCCTACAACCTGGTGTCCGAAGGCAAGTATCTGGCCTTTATCCCCGACGGCGCCAAGATGGAACAGCTGGCTCGTCAGCCTGCTGGCAACATTCAGGACGCGGCAGCCAACCTGCAAGCGGCCGACTCTGGCCTCGTTCGCGTGGGCATCGACCCGACTGGCCCGACCGGCGGTTCACTGCTGACCGCGCTGATCGACAGCCCCACCTGGGGTGAGCGCTGGCACCAGGGCGGCGGCGTAGGCTACGTCATCACCGCTGTGGGTGTGTTCGGCTTCCTGCTGGGTATCTGGCGGATCATCGTACTGAGTGCGGTCAGTGCCAAAGTGACCTCTCAGTTGAAGTCCAGCACGCCGAGTGCCAACAACCCGCTGGGTCGTGTACTGCAAGTGGCAGAGGACAACAAAGGCGTTGATCCCGAGACTCTGGAACTGAAGCTTGAAGAAGCCGTTCTGAAAGAGCGTCCGAAGATCGAAAGCGGCCTGGCTCTGTTGAAGATCATTGCTGCCGTTGCACCGCTGATGGGTCTGTTGGGTACCGTAGTGGGTATGATCCTGACCTTCCAGGCAATCACCATCTTTGGTGCGGGCGATCCGAAGAACATGGCAGGCGGTATCTCCTCCGCTCTGATCACAACCGTTCTGGGTCTGGTAGTGGCAATCCCGACAGTATTGCTGCACACCATCGTTAACGGTCGCGCCAAGCGCATCATCCACATTCTGGATGAGCAGACTACCGGCATTGTTGCCGAGAACTCCGAGCGCAATAAGTAG
- a CDS encoding DUF3450 domain-containing protein, with protein sequence MKKQRLKAVALTTALSAGALMGSVAVADETLEQILQVGEAKTAMAQESQQRIDRLAQETDDLLQQFKVVNKEIEGLRTYNLQLERQIEAQQRVLRDLDQSIEQVTVIERQIQPLVMNMLDALEQFVELDMPFHLEERRARIQMLRDNQDRADISVAEKFRQVLEAYRIESEYGRFLDTYRDSLEVDGQEREVNILRVGRISLMYQTTDTEQQGAWDKEQEAWVPLDDSYRNHILKGLRIARDQASQDIMMLPVQAPEAAQ encoded by the coding sequence ATGAAAAAGCAGCGATTGAAAGCCGTGGCTCTGACCACCGCGCTTTCTGCCGGCGCGCTAATGGGTAGCGTTGCCGTGGCAGATGAAACCCTGGAGCAGATTCTCCAGGTCGGTGAGGCCAAAACCGCGATGGCCCAGGAATCTCAACAGCGGATCGACCGCCTGGCCCAGGAAACCGACGATCTGCTGCAGCAGTTCAAGGTGGTAAACAAGGAAATTGAAGGTCTGCGTACCTACAATCTCCAGTTGGAGCGCCAGATCGAAGCGCAGCAGCGCGTGCTGCGTGACCTCGATCAGTCCATCGAGCAGGTGACCGTAATCGAGCGTCAGATTCAGCCGCTGGTTATGAACATGCTGGATGCACTGGAGCAGTTCGTTGAGCTGGACATGCCCTTCCATCTGGAAGAGCGCCGTGCCCGAATCCAGATGCTGCGAGACAATCAGGACCGTGCCGATATCTCGGTAGCTGAGAAATTCCGTCAGGTTCTGGAAGCCTACCGCATCGAGTCCGAGTACGGTCGTTTCCTCGACACCTATCGCGACTCGCTGGAAGTGGATGGCCAGGAACGCGAAGTGAACATTCTGCGCGTTGGCCGTATTTCCCTCATGTATCAGACCACAGATACCGAGCAGCAGGGCGCCTGGGACAAAGAACAGGAAGCCTGGGTTCCGCTCGATGATTCCTATCGGAATCACATTCTCAAGGGTCTGCGCATTGCCCGTGACCAGGCAAGCCAGGACATCATGATGTTACCCGTTCAGGCTCCGGAGGCAGCACAATGA
- a CDS encoding dihydrofolate reductase, with protein sequence MTVALIVAAARNGVIGRNNELPWHLPDDLKYFKAITLGKPVIMGRKTHESIGRALPGRLNIVVSRQSREQSDPALRWVTSIEAAIELARREQPDAPEIMVMGGEQIYRQSLPLADRVYLTRVDLEVEGDAHFPTLSGEEWHLADEQPGADNASVGHVFQRYDRITV encoded by the coding sequence ATGACTGTGGCCTTAATAGTGGCGGCCGCGCGCAATGGCGTGATTGGCCGGAATAATGAGTTGCCCTGGCATCTGCCAGACGACCTGAAGTATTTCAAAGCGATCACTTTGGGCAAGCCGGTCATCATGGGGCGCAAGACCCATGAGTCCATCGGTCGCGCCCTGCCGGGACGGCTTAACATCGTGGTGAGCCGGCAGTCGCGAGAGCAGTCGGACCCGGCTCTGCGCTGGGTGACGAGTATCGAGGCCGCGATTGAGTTGGCCCGCCGGGAGCAGCCGGATGCTCCGGAAATCATGGTTATGGGCGGAGAGCAGATTTACCGCCAAAGTTTACCTCTGGCTGATCGGGTCTATTTGACCCGGGTCGACCTGGAGGTGGAAGGGGATGCCCACTTTCCGACACTCAGTGGCGAAGAGTGGCACCTCGCTGACGAGCAGCCCGGGGCGGATAACGCCTCGGTGGGGCACGTCTTTCAACGGTATGATCGTATTACCGTTTGA